The region TGCAAGTAAAGCAGGATCACTTTTTTGACCAGCTAATTCTACATTAGGATTGTTGCTAATACTGTGGTCAATTCTAGCACCATATAATTTTAATTTTATATCAGAACTACTCCACTGATTTATATAATCAGAATTGGGAAATTTATCTATAAGATTAATCGTCTTACTATTTTTAGGCTTGTTAGAAGAGTCAATAGTAGAAGTATAGGGATGATCGAAAAAATGCTGGATTACATATTTCTTCTTTTGGAGCCCATTTTTTCTTAGAAAATCATACATATTTTGAGAGGGAACGATTAATACATCTGCCTTATTATAATAATTAATTACATTAGGCAGTAAATCTTTTTTATTATTATCGATTAGAGGAATAACATCGTGAATAAAAATAATTTTTTGAATAGCTTGATAAATAAATAGATGATCAATAAAAGCTTGATCCCAGTCCATAGAGATCCAACTAGGAGATTGTAAAATAACTGTATCTCCAGCATTTAAAGAAGCCATGATTCCATCAAAACGTGTATTGCGGGCATCTACTGGTTCATCTGGCCAATTGTAAGTGAAGATACAAAATTTGTTCATTCCCAATTGCTTACCGTAATTTGCAACTATCTGTTGATTATTTTGAGCATCATTATATAAGGCCATTCCATTTAAAGTAGTAATGTGAATTGTCATTTTAACTCCTTAATTGTGCTTATATTTAAGTTAAGTATAGAAAAGAAGAAAAATAAAAACAAGATTAGAAGAAAATAATTGATAAAAACGCTCATTAAGGATGATGAATGTAAATGGTGTAAGATTAATTTATAGACATTTTTATTAAAGTATTTCACTTTTTGAAGGGAGGAGAACATCATGAACGCAATTTTTGAAAGAGAAGCAGGTAGAAAATATACTAATGAAGAAGTAGATGAAGAAAAAATCCAAAAGCTAATTGATGCTTTTCAAGCTTCGCCTTGTGCTATGCACCAAACAGATGTCATGGAACTTAGCATAATTACAAAACCAGAACTACTTAAAAAGATAGAAGATAGTACGGACAATTCGTGTTACAATGCACCGTTAATATTTATGATTAATACTAAAAAGGACAGTCCATTTGGTGAAAGGGATGCTTCTGTAGCTGTTGAGAATGTAATGGTAGAAGCAGCTGATTTAGGTTTAGGATCAGTTTATGTAATGGGCGGAGTATTTGCACTAAATAAGTTTCCTGAGCTCCAAAAAGAATTGGGAATGAATGAAGGTTATGAAACTACTGTGCTCGTGCCAATTGGTTATCCAGCTGATAAAGAACAAGTAGAAGATAGAAGCAATCGTTATAAAGTGGTTAGAAAATAAGTGAAAATATACTAAAAAGGTACAGTGACGCTATATGTAGTGGCTGTACCTTTTTACTATATTTTATTTACTTAAATCAATAATTTTATCGAAAAGTTTCTTTTCTTGATCGGAAATTTTATGGGCTACTTCAATTACTGCAAAGTTAGGATTAGTTAGAAGTGTTTTATGAATTTGCAATGAAAGTTTATTATCTAACGCACTGGTTGCTTCATCAGCAAGTAAAATTGGTCTTTTAGCTAAAATAGCTCGAGCGATCTCAATTCTCTGAATTTGACCTCCAGAAAGATTATTACCATTTTGACCAACTCGATAGTCGAATCCTTTGCTGTCAATTAATTCTGTCAGTCCGGCTAATTGAATCGCATTCATTAATTCATCTTTTGAATATTTTTTACCTAAAGTTAAGTTAAAAAGTAAACTCCGATCAAATATAAATGGCTTTTGGTTGATATAACCGAAATATTCATGAGCCTTGGTCCAGTTATCTTCTATATGTTGATCATCGATAATGACTGAACCAGCAGTTGGAGTAAGCTGTCCTACTAACAAGCGTAAGAGAGTAGTTTTACCAAAACCACTTGGAGCCATTAGTAATATTTTTTCGTTCTTTTCGAGTGTAAAGGATACATCGTTTAAAATTGATTTATCATTCACAATATATGTTAAATTTTCAATCTTTAATTGATTGAAAGATAAAAAAGATGAGGTAGGGGATGTATTTTTTGAGTGTAGTGCCTTTTCGATTTTGTCCCAGATTGGTTTAGTAGAATGTATTTGGTTAATCTGATCAAAAATCATTGTAATTGGATTAATAAAGTCATTAGATAATTGAACAATCATGACTAAGGTACCAGCTCCAATTTGGCCATTGAACATTAGAATGGCGCCAATTAAAAATGGAACGATAAAGCTGAAAATATCTGCTATTGTAATAATTAAAGTAGAAATAGCACCCTGGGTATAGTTCAAAGAACGCAATGCATTTTCCATCTGTTTTGCTTGTTTGATTACATAAGAAACAAGCGGTATTTCAACATCATAGAGCATCGCTGTTTTCGAACCATTAATAGCATCGGTAACGGCTTGAGTATATTCGGCATTTTTCTCTTCCCAAACCTTTGCCTTGTTTTGAATATCTTTAACGAATAATTTCTGAACAAAACCTGGAATAATCGTGGCTACTACAAAGATTATTGTTAAAAGCCAAGAGTTTAATAAACCAACAATAATTGAAATGATGAAAGCTGCAGCTTCTGAGATAATCATTAATTCGTTAGCAATTTTTAGTGATTCTATTTGTTTTAAATCATTGGTCATCAAGTTGAGACCTTCTTTTTGTGAATCAGCTTGTTGATTTACTAAGTAGGTGATAGTTTTATCCTTGAGCTTAATATTAATATCCCGTGTGATATCGAAACGTAAATAACGATATCCAAAATTTAAAAACATGATAACAATTAGAACAGTTGCTCCTAAAAGAGCGATAAGAACTAATTGCTTTAATGAGCCACGATGATATTGTGCACTGTTCAACATTATCTTCGTGACATAAGCGATGACGACATTACCACAAGCACTTATGCAGGCTAAAAGGACATAAAGTGCTAGCTTCTTTTTGTTAGCAAACTTTAAAGACATAATATACCTTTCTAGACCCCATCAAAGTGACTTATTTAGTCGTTTCTTCTTTGATAAAAATAATATAGCATATTTTGTTGAAAATTAAAATAGTATTAGATATTATTTTAATAAAAGAATTTGGAGGAAGTGTAAATGCAAGAAAATTTAATATCGTTTATTAATACCTCACCTTTATTTATTGCAATTATTATTGGCTTTGTAGTTTCACTTAATGAAAATGCTTCTATAAGAGTACCGATCATTATAGTTATTATTTCAACAATTATTAGTTTCCTTTTGCCAATTTTTAATTTAAAATCTTGGGTTACTTATCCAGTAATTCTCTCTGAAAGTGCAGTGTTTGTTTTGGCCACAATGTTATTTAGTCAAAAGATGAAAAAGTGGCTGGCTTGGATTTTGGGTTTGATTGTAGGATTCGTTTGGGCAATTGTACTGCTTATTTTGCTAGGAGTGACTTTTAATATCTAATGTGTATTAGAAAGTATGAAAATTCTGATTTCGATCAATTGTGTCATGTGATGGATAGGGCACGACTGCAGGAATTAAAGACAGCTAATATGGAGCAAGTGTTTATCCAATTGAGGGATGCCCCATATTTAGGATATTTGTTAAAATGCAAAATTTATGTAGCTGTTAAGGAAGAAAAAATAGTCGGATTCGTTGGTTTGCAACAACATGAATTATCGTTTTTATATGTAGATCCAACTTTTCAAAATCATGGAGTTGGGAAGAAATTAATGGAGTTTGCTTTAAAGCAATTAGAAAGACCAATAAAGCTAGAAGTGTTTACTGACAACTTTGCGGCTAAAATGTTATATGAGAAATATGGTTTTAAAGTAGTAAAAACTGTGGTTGAAAAGTGGTCTGATGAGTATCCAATAGAGTTTTCACAGGATACGATGGAATTGAAGTGAGTAAATGGATTTAGAAATATTAAAACAAAAATTGAACAATTCTCAAGCTCTATATTCAGATGAAGAAACGAATTGGCTTTTAGATAATATTGGAGATTCTAAGAGTGAAATACGAGATGATTTAGTTTGTAATAGTTTGGGCGCTGGTTTTTTAGAAGAAAAATTTACTGAACGGCAAATTTTATTTTTGATAAAGCAACTTAGAAGAAAAAATCTCTTGTTTTATTGCATTAAAGAAAGCAGAGAAGCAACGCTAACTAGATCTTTTACGTGCTTATTGTGGGATTTAATTATTCGAACAAATAATGATAGAAAATCTCGTTACTATCAGGTTTTAAATAAGAATGAAGAGCGACAAATATTTGAAGATTTAATCAAGTATTTGGAAAATGAACATGATTTTACTGGTTTCTCTCCAAAATATGGTTGGGTGCATGCAGTAGCACATTGCTCAGATGCATTATCAGACAGCATACTTTGTGATAATTTTGATCAAAAAATGGTAGCTGATTTTTTATTAGCTGTTAAGGAAATGTTGGATAAGGTGGATAGACGTTTTATTAACGGGGAAGAATATCGTTTAGCCGATGTTTTTGTAAATGGATTTAAAGCAAATAAGATCAATTCTGGTAGTTTTGTTAATTGGATTGAAGCTTTTACTTTTGACCCTTATTCAGATGAACTTTTAGAATATTATCGATTTAATAATCTGAAATCATTATTGCAGGATATATATGTAAAGTTAAATTCTATTTCATTGCTTGATCCTAGTGTAAAAGAAATAGTAGAGAAAAAATTTAATAGTGAATACTGAGGATTGAAATTATGATTATAGATACGAAGAAATTACAAAAAGCAGTTATTGAGAACAAGAAAAAACATAATTTTAATACTACTGATGTTAAGTTTGAGCTTCTTTTGTTGTATGGCGAAGTGAATGAACTGTTTCAAGCGTGGCTTAAAGAGGACCAAGAAAATATCAATGAAGAGCTGGCTGATGTAGCCATTTTTCTATTAGGAATTTCTGAAATGCTTGGGAGTGATCTTGGTGAAAACATTGTTAAGAAAATGGCGATTAATGCAAAACGAAAATATGTGCATGGAAAGAAGATAAGTACTGATGACTAAGATAGAACTTACTCGTTTTAGAATTAAAAAAGGGAAAGAAGCTAAAGCACAAGAGTGGATGGATTTTTTAAATGAACATCATGCTGATACTGTAGCCACAATGGCTGGTGAAAAGATGTATATTGAGAGTGTGTTCAAAGAAAAAAATCCAGATGGATATACATATTTTTACTGGTATTCAGTTCAAGGCGAAGGCGGAAATGCTGTTGAAGAATCAGAAAGCTATATTGATAAGAAACATATTGAATATTGGGACGAATGTATTGATATGGAATATAAGCCAGTTGATATGAAACTAGAAGAGAGTTTAATTGCACCAAATATTGAGAAGGTAATTGAAAGGGATGCGTAATGTTAAATGAAAGCATGGAAAATTAGTGGAGGTATTGTCTTACTTTTATATGTAGTTATTAGTGTATTTATTTGTATTAGAAAAGTTGATGGAGCAGGTGTAGTACAGACGCTAGAAATGAGAAATATTACTTTAATTATCTGGGGGGTATTTGGATTAATCATTTTAATAGGTTATCTAATTTGGCTGGCAATTTTAAAGCATAGTAAAAAGTAGGGAATAATATGTACTCAAATCTATTATCAATCGCAACAGCTATTAATCCGCGTGAACTAGGTGGATTAACAGGTTTTAATAATCGCAAAATAAAAATGCATCGGCTTCTTAGAACCGGTGATCTTAGTAAGATGTCGCAAGAAGACAAGCAATTTCTAAAGAATTACGGCGTTGTTAAAGTTATTGATCTACGTTCAAAATCAGAAAGCACTTCTCATCCTGATCCTCAAATCGACGGCATTCAAAATATTTCTATACCACTTTCCAGCGAAGAAGGAACATTAGGTGGAGAAAGTAATTTAACTCAAGAAGCAAAGTTATATAATGAGAATCCGCATGCTGCATTTAAAATGATGTGTGATCATTATAGAGATCATGTTGTTGCGGCACATGATCAAGAAACTGTTCGTCAAGTATTGAAAATATTGTCTGAAACTAAAGAAGGAACGATTCTTTTCCATTGTACTGAAGGAAAAGACCGGACTGGCTTTGTTGCTTTGTTTATTTTGTATACTTTAGGCGTTGATCTTGAAACGATTCGTCAAGACTACTTGGTGTCTAATTCGGTTCTGTCTTCTTACCGAGCAGAACGTGATAAAAAGTTTGAAAATGCAGGCGAAAACCTTACCTTTAGGAGCAATATGCGAATCTTGAGCTCTGCTTCTGATTCTTTTTTTGATACGATATTACTTACAATCGAAGAGCAGTATCAAAACATGGATGCATATTTGAGAAATGTGTTGGATGTGACACCTGAATTAAGAGATCGTTTACGTGAGCTTTATTTAGAGGAAAAGTAAGTTTTAGAAAAACATTTTTATAAAGTAATATATGATTTTCGATCATAGTTTTTAACTTAACAGTCATTAGACAGAAGCGACCTTACAAAAGGAGGAAGAGGAATGGAATTAGAAGTGCATATGCTTGTCCCTTATTTATTGGCCACCGTATATTTTGTTTTTCAAGATTGGTTTCAAAATATCGCTTTAAAATGGTATGGTATCGCAATAGTTGCGATTGTGACTATTTGTTGGATATTTAGTATACGAGTCCATCTTAATATAATTCAGATTAGTGCAGAGCTGGTTCAAATAATATTAGCTTACTTTTTATTAACAAGAAAATTCAGTAAATTAACTACTTTTGGATTAATTATGATAATCGGTGTTGTAACTACAGTGGCTATTTTTTATTAATTTTTGGAAAAACAAATTAAAGATAAAAATAAACTATGATATAATTTCTATGTAAATAATGCGAACATATGTGCGAAAAAATAAAAAGAAAGGGGATAAATATGCTAACAATTTATGATTTAAAGAATAATGTAATGCTTAAACAACCAGATTTCTTTAAGTTGGTCGAAGGATATGACTCTTTTAAGGGAGTTAGTTTTGTTGGAAGTTTTAAAATAATAGAGAAAGAGCTTTTGCCACGCTTTAAACAGATTGATCTAATTTTAGGGATGGAAGATCAGAAAACTGGTAAGAATTTAGATCAATTATTAAATGTCTCTAATAAAGTAAAACAGCTATTGTCTTTAAGTCGAGATTCGGACTTTTTAGATCGAATTGAAAATCAAACTTTAAATTTAAGATTCACTAAGGATGAACTTTTTCATAGTAAATATTTTATTATTGAAAATGATACTAATTTTATTATCTTCAATGGTTCAATGAATCTTACTAAAAAAGCTTTAAAACAGAATCATGAAATGCTTTGGATGTATGAAGGTAAGAAAAATGATCTACAGGATTTAAAAATCTATGAAGAGCATCAAAAGCTTTTTAAGAAAAATTTCGAAGAAGATAGTGTTGAATACTTAGATAGAAAAATTATCAATAATCTATATGGTAAAACTAAAAAGCAAATTACTGCAATTATTGCAGATGAAGTAGTAGATAAAGTCCAACAAAATATTGTTGAAGTAAATCCGGAGGATATTGTAAAGATTACTAAGGATGCGGCTAGAAAAGAAGAAACTTATGAGCTCCATCCTGAGACTGTTCAAAAAGTAGCTAAGCAACTTTTTACGGAAAAGGGTAATAAACGAAGAAATGAAGAAAAGGTCCGTGAAGAAGTTAAAAAAATTGTCTATCAAGACTTTAGTGATGCATCTCAAAACCGTGTAATAAAAGCTAGCACTCTATATCCTAAACCAGTTTGGGCTTATAAAGATAATAATATTATTGTTGAAGATACAAACACTAATTTATTTCATTCGCTTGAAGTTAATTCGGACATAGTTAGTGAGGATGATGTTCGTACTTTTGTTAGAATTATTGAAAGCTTTAAATTGAATAAGGTAAAAGATGAAAGTCACCAGGCACTTTCTGCATTTATTTATCTGATGACTGCTCCAATGATTTGGAAAATTCGTGAAATTTATCGTAAATCTAATTTTTCAAAAAGTGCTGATCAGATTCCTCTTTCGATGGTGTTAATTGGACGAGGCACTACTGGGAAAACGTTGTTGGTGCGAGATTATTTTAAAAAATTTACTGGAGACAAGTCTCATAGTTTGCAATACACTGAAATTAATGATGGTAATGGTGCTAGAACTGATAAAGCAGTTAGATTTTTAGACAATTATTTGCATTCTCAACGTTTTATTTCTCCGATGATTGTCGATGAATTGAATAGTAATTTTTTACATAGTAAAGTGGCTCTTAATGCGATTAAGCAATGGTCTAATACTATTAAAGGAATTCATAATGTTAATATCTTTGCGATGAACCATAATGCAGGTAGTAAAGAAATTAACAATCTTGAAGAAATTACCAAGCGTGTATATTACTTATCCTTTGAAGCTCCATGGCTTCCATCAAATCAACAAGAAATTAACTATAATATGTTAATTAATGATAATAATGACCGTATTTATCGCTATGTAGTTTCTGAACTCAATAAGCGTTTAGTACATCTTACAGGTGAAGAAGAGGCAAATCTAATCGAAGATTATTTGAGCTTAACGAAAGAAATCTTAGGAAATCTTTTGAAGAAATATGGCTATTATGATCGCCTAAAGAATATTTTAGGAGCTAACTACGATTATAAAATTGATCGCAACCGTATTACATGGAAAATGTTAATTCTTGATGATCATTATGAACATATTGCGTTTACTGATGGAGATGATAAGTATTTCCATGTTTCAAAAGCAATTTTTAATGATTTTAAAGCCAATGGATATGAGAATATTAATCAAACTCTAGATAATTACTTTAATATGTTCCCACGAGAAGGCGGTATTGCAATTGAGCAATACGGTAATGGAATGCGTCTTGATATTGACAAGTTTGATAAGTTCATTGGTGAGCCATTAATTAGAAAGCACTATGAACGAATACATAAAGATGAAAAGCAGCAAGATACTGTGACAGCTTTAATTAAAGCTCAAGTTGAACAGAACAAGATAATAGTTGAAAAGTTAACTGAGCAAAAAGAGCAAGAAAATAAGAAAAAAGGTTTTATTTCTCGTCTATTTAATCGTTAGCAATTATGCTGAACCTAAGTTATAAACTATAATTAACTTGAGGTGAAGAAAATGGAGACTACAATTAAACGTGATGGTCTAAACTTACATGGTTTACTTGAGGGAACCGAGAAGGTTGAAAATGATACGATTGCTATTTTAATGCATGGTTTTAAAGGTGATTTGGGTTATGATGACAGTAAGATTTTGTATGCTCTCTCTCACTACTTAAATGATCAAGGCCTTCCAACAATTCGGTTTGACTTTGATGGGTGCGGAAAAAGTGATGGTAAATTTGAAGATATGACTGTCTACAGCGAAATCCTAGATGGAATAAAAATATTGGATTATGTTCGTAATACTGTTAAGGCAAAACATATCTATTTAGTGGGACACTCGCAAGGTGGAGTAGTAGCGTCAATGCTGGCTGGATATTATCGAGATGTTATTGAAAAATTGGCTTTACTCGCTCCTGCAGCAACTCTTAAATCTGATGCTTTAGATGGAGTTTGTCAGGGCAGTACTTATGATCCAATGCATATCCCTGAAACTGTCAATGTTGGTGGTTTTGAAGTGGGCGGAGCTTACTTTAGAACTGCTCAATTATTACCGATTTATCAAACAGCAGAACATTATAATAGGGAAGTTTTATTGATTCATGGCTTAGCAGATAAAGTTGTGTCACCTAATGCCTCAAGAAAATTCCATACACTTTTGCCTAAAAGTGAGCTCCATTTAATTCCAGATGAGGGTCATATGTTTAACGGAAAAAATAGACCTGAAGTATTAAAATTAGTTAGTGAGTTTTTAATAAAATAAAAGTATATTATTACGATAAGCAGAG is a window of Lactobacillus intestinalis DNA encoding:
- a CDS encoding DUF2785 domain-containing protein, with product MDLEILKQKLNNSQALYSDEETNWLLDNIGDSKSEIRDDLVCNSLGAGFLEEKFTERQILFLIKQLRRKNLLFYCIKESREATLTRSFTCLLWDLIIRTNNDRKSRYYQVLNKNEERQIFEDLIKYLENEHDFTGFSPKYGWVHAVAHCSDALSDSILCDNFDQKMVADFLLAVKEMLDKVDRRFINGEEYRLADVFVNGFKANKINSGSFVNWIEAFTFDPYSDELLEYYRFNNLKSLLQDIYVKLNSISLLDPSVKEIVEKKFNSEY
- a CDS encoding beta-1,6-galactofuranosyltransferase, with translation MTIHITTLNGMALYNDAQNNQQIVANYGKQLGMNKFCIFTYNWPDEPVDARNTRFDGIMASLNAGDTVILQSPSWISMDWDQAFIDHLFIYQAIQKIIFIHDVIPLIDNNKKDLLPNVINYYNKADVLIVPSQNMYDFLRKNGLQKKKYVIQHFFDHPYTSTIDSSNKPKNSKTINLIDKFPNSDYINQWSSSDIKLKLYGARIDHSISNNPNVELAGQKSDPALLAELRQTGGFGFAWSQDEYSHLHPSYIVSTYLAAGIPVIVSDTSPIAEKIKEKKLGIVTTSLEEIAEKISILSDEQYEDMIKNIDKFSKLIQNGYFTKKVLIDSVMKDNFE
- a CDS encoding tyrosine-protein phosphatase, translating into MYSNLLSIATAINPRELGGLTGFNNRKIKMHRLLRTGDLSKMSQEDKQFLKNYGVVKVIDLRSKSESTSHPDPQIDGIQNISIPLSSEEGTLGGESNLTQEAKLYNENPHAAFKMMCDHYRDHVVAAHDQETVRQVLKILSETKEGTILFHCTEGKDRTGFVALFILYTLGVDLETIRQDYLVSNSVLSSYRAERDKKFENAGENLTFRSNMRILSSASDSFFDTILLTIEEQYQNMDAYLRNVLDVTPELRDRLRELYLEEK
- a CDS encoding MazG-like family protein, whose translation is MIIDTKKLQKAVIENKKKHNFNTTDVKFELLLLYGEVNELFQAWLKEDQENINEELADVAIFLLGISEMLGSDLGENIVKKMAINAKRKYVHGKKISTDD
- a CDS encoding alpha/beta hydrolase family protein produces the protein METTIKRDGLNLHGLLEGTEKVENDTIAILMHGFKGDLGYDDSKILYALSHYLNDQGLPTIRFDFDGCGKSDGKFEDMTVYSEILDGIKILDYVRNTVKAKHIYLVGHSQGGVVASMLAGYYRDVIEKLALLAPAATLKSDALDGVCQGSTYDPMHIPETVNVGGFEVGGAYFRTAQLLPIYQTAEHYNREVLLIHGLADKVVSPNASRKFHTLLPKSELHLIPDEGHMFNGKNRPEVLKLVSEFLIK
- a CDS encoding nitroreductase family protein encodes the protein MNAIFEREAGRKYTNEEVDEEKIQKLIDAFQASPCAMHQTDVMELSIITKPELLKKIEDSTDNSCYNAPLIFMINTKKDSPFGERDASVAVENVMVEAADLGLGSVYVMGGVFALNKFPELQKELGMNEGYETTVLVPIGYPADKEQVEDRSNRYKVVRK
- a CDS encoding ATP-binding cassette domain-containing protein — encoded protein: MSLKFANKKKLALYVLLACISACGNVVIAYVTKIMLNSAQYHRGSLKQLVLIALLGATVLIVIMFLNFGYRYLRFDITRDINIKLKDKTITYLVNQQADSQKEGLNLMTNDLKQIESLKIANELMIISEAAAFIISIIVGLLNSWLLTIIFVVATIIPGFVQKLFVKDIQNKAKVWEEKNAEYTQAVTDAINGSKTAMLYDVEIPLVSYVIKQAKQMENALRSLNYTQGAISTLIITIADIFSFIVPFLIGAILMFNGQIGAGTLVMIVQLSNDFINPITMIFDQINQIHSTKPIWDKIEKALHSKNTSPTSSFLSFNQLKIENLTYIVNDKSILNDVSFTLEKNEKILLMAPSGFGKTTLLRLLVGQLTPTAGSVIIDDQHIEDNWTKAHEYFGYINQKPFIFDRSLLFNLTLGKKYSKDELMNAIQLAGLTELIDSKGFDYRVGQNGNNLSGGQIQRIEIARAILAKRPILLADEATSALDNKLSLQIHKTLLTNPNFAVIEVAHKISDQEKKLFDKIIDLSK
- a CDS encoding GNAT family N-acetyltransferase — encoded protein: MCIRKYENSDFDQLCHVMDRARLQELKTANMEQVFIQLRDAPYLGYLLKCKIYVAVKEEKIVGFVGLQQHELSFLYVDPTFQNHGVGKKLMEFALKQLERPIKLEVFTDNFAAKMLYEKYGFKVVKTVVEKWSDEYPIEFSQDTMELK
- a CDS encoding phospholipase D family protein, coding for MLTIYDLKNNVMLKQPDFFKLVEGYDSFKGVSFVGSFKIIEKELLPRFKQIDLILGMEDQKTGKNLDQLLNVSNKVKQLLSLSRDSDFLDRIENQTLNLRFTKDELFHSKYFIIENDTNFIIFNGSMNLTKKALKQNHEMLWMYEGKKNDLQDLKIYEEHQKLFKKNFEEDSVEYLDRKIINNLYGKTKKQITAIIADEVVDKVQQNIVEVNPEDIVKITKDAARKEETYELHPETVQKVAKQLFTEKGNKRRNEEKVREEVKKIVYQDFSDASQNRVIKASTLYPKPVWAYKDNNIIVEDTNTNLFHSLEVNSDIVSEDDVRTFVRIIESFKLNKVKDESHQALSAFIYLMTAPMIWKIREIYRKSNFSKSADQIPLSMVLIGRGTTGKTLLVRDYFKKFTGDKSHSLQYTEINDGNGARTDKAVRFLDNYLHSQRFISPMIVDELNSNFLHSKVALNAIKQWSNTIKGIHNVNIFAMNHNAGSKEINNLEEITKRVYYLSFEAPWLPSNQQEINYNMLINDNNDRIYRYVVSELNKRLVHLTGEEEANLIEDYLSLTKEILGNLLKKYGYYDRLKNILGANYDYKIDRNRITWKMLILDDHYEHIAFTDGDDKYFHVSKAIFNDFKANGYENINQTLDNYFNMFPREGGIAIEQYGNGMRLDIDKFDKFIGEPLIRKHYERIHKDEKQQDTVTALIKAQVEQNKIIVEKLTEQKEQENKKKGFISRLFNR
- a CDS encoding DUF3923 family protein; the protein is MKAWKISGGIVLLLYVVISVFICIRKVDGAGVVQTLEMRNITLIIWGVFGLIILIGYLIWLAILKHSKK
- a CDS encoding DUF6176 family protein, translating into MTKIELTRFRIKKGKEAKAQEWMDFLNEHHADTVATMAGEKMYIESVFKEKNPDGYTYFYWYSVQGEGGNAVEESESYIDKKHIEYWDECIDMEYKPVDMKLEESLIAPNIEKVIERDA